A window of the Henckelia pumila isolate YLH828 chromosome 3, ASM3356847v2, whole genome shotgun sequence genome harbors these coding sequences:
- the LOC140892925 gene encoding serine/threonine-protein kinase ATR isoform X7, translating into MANLSSLVHELRERIAASSSATSTTQNDDVLESRFRAVLPNLLHAYVVPSASAKEREVIAVLKLLAHTAKNFPGVFYHGKAGAVLPVIGRIIPFFAEPAFLSRHGTIFETVGSLLSLLRTGDRDAFRQFFMDTMLLAEDLAYVASVCNNTNSSKAKKVSVTSFCESVAAISNETALLSDIPTCNRPVNGYGISLDLTGQERFLPFATSVIKLLYKSLTEGTLNVEGLVDVPCVLAVCKLLCYGDDDLHMACFDFARLVGAGRNREIIPTEIFIQSMTIILNEDLEGVSVFRSAVYDSSLGGCLHALHSGSPDEIVRSTAADIVRIYSESLLKTGSLELKVIVDSVILWLYAALCSAYVRIAKMCPPQIWKPECLIYVLCSSEPMFQLIDCFKVAVSRLSPHLVGRIITDDRDISLLAFRDTANEISTVGGKRHTQGTDTSVTKRQKREDKFTDSGNKREEARNLCGFSGIREKEYADFLFNSLNLLVEFLKPPGENSNSMRTETALTAISILCVVFSEHPHTDLSICIFRQMCKWIFWMFEQLQQAKPGHPFTMDISIFLEAVDSLLLMQGSLSEENKNELFESTGDIGTLLRPVLKLSWNHSSSTIDYCPPWKAKCLSIRILSKIGSIAHSGVDLDVLDLGLRDEAEEVRIKAIIYMPLILRCCDVNFLMHMFNKLEILEKEKNDQVKKIIPLFLGHLACLYGCYEEASLGDSRYKLYLMNDLEKQESKLDNHFQGFWCSKCDGTIAFNHRSCSKVPWPNVQNTKFLLNCDYTHLQSLFFDLLYDESSEEVQVACVRMIQRILLHGPVDILLKTKTKWLQCLDFLLLHRNKIVRETFCSQIGFFLEDSVLNCLFISGGSANISREQVFMDKIKHAFAAAEDPLVLETLIETGATIMQAVDIHSQLFLFTLVLLIDQLGNPYVTVRLTASKLINRSCYVHHSGGLEQLISKVVHVRNELYYFLSMKLAYQSKLVEEFSAAVLGVETEEFVKRMIPIVLPRLVVLQHNNDQAVSTLCELAKYSNTDMVQLIVNWLPKVLAFALHQADGKELKSALQFYHEYTGSDNKEIFAAALPALLDELICFTDVDELEEISERLARVPRMIKDVAEILTGSEDLSGFLRNHYVGLLNSIDRKMLHAEDISLQKQAIRRIEMLIKLMGSHLSTYVPKIMVLLMHAINKDWLQGEGLSVLHFFIKQLALLSPSSIKHVISQVFAALVPFLERETENSFSHLHKIVEILEELVLQNKVILKQNIHEFPPVPDIPVLIKVNKMIQEACGLKTLKDQLRDVVDGLNHDNLNVRYMVASKLRKLLDLNREEFITLLTKEGDLMMDLVSSLITSLLKGCAEESRTSVGQRLKLICADCLGALGAVDPAKVKGFAITRFKIACADDDLIFELIHKHLARAFRAAPDTIVQDSAALAIQELLKLAGCQASLDDNISEQRKDKQPRKVGKSSTKDTNDCTEMVGRGQRLWDRFSDYVKEIIAPCLTSRFQLPNVSDSAASGPIYRPSMSFRRWIYFWIKKLTVHATGSRFTIFNACRGIVRHDMQIAMYLLPYLVLNAVCDGTEEARRGVTEEILSVLDAAASDNGTISVHGSNSGQSEVCIQAVFTLLDNLGQWVDDVEQELALSQPVQLSISKELAVKSKDRNTSLPKESQQAFVQCKHVSELLDAIPKVYLAKASVRCQAYARSLLYFESYVREKSGAFNPASERSGVFDDEDISYLMEIYSGLDEPDGLSGLASLRKSKSLQDHLLINKKAGNWAEALTSCEQALQMEPTSVQRHSDVLNCLLNMCHLQAMVTHVDGLLSRVPLYKKTWCTQGVQAAWRLGRWDLMDEYLSGADEEGLLCSSSESNALFDLDVAKILNAMMKKDQFSVAEKIALSKQALIAPLAAAGMDSYARAYPFVVKLHLLRELEDFNSLLNGQSFLSRRFHLGEPEFSRVLENWESRLKLTQPSLWTREPLLAFRRLVFCASGLDSQVGNCWIQYAKLCRSAGHYEVANRAILEAKAAGASNFNIEKAKLLWINKRADGAIAELQQSLLNMPVEVVGSAAISSITSLSVVPLNPPPLLVDTQSMNKNEDVAKTLLLYSRWIHYTGQKQKEDVISLYSRVKELQPKWEKGYFYMAKYCDEVLVDARKRQEDHSEQSPRVRQSISAVVSSTNVSTERRWWTYLPDVLLFYAKGLHRGHKNLFQALPRLLTLWFDFGSFYHRNNLSSNKDLANVHGKVMSIMRGCLKDLPTYQWLTVLPQLVSRICHQNEETVRLVKHIITSVLRRYPQQALWTIAAVTKSTVSSRREAAAEIIQAARRGPNQGGQAKARTINILTEFSALKRLMPVDIIMPTQESLTVNLPPCDTNLTDSGTSDIFSHSDLPTISGIADEAEILSSLQRPKKIILMGSDGIERPFLCKPKDDLRKDARMMEFNAMINRLLCKCPESRRRKLYIRTFAVIPLTEDCGMVEWVPYTRGLRHILQDIYISCGKFDRQKTNPQIKRVYDQFQSKMREDEMLKTKVLPMFPPVFHKWFRNTFSEPAAWFRARIAYAHTAAVWSMVGHIVGLGDRHGENILFDSTTGDCVHVDFSCLFDKGLQLEKPELVPFRLTQNMIDGLGITGYEGIYLRVCEITLSTLRSHKETLMSVLETFIHDPLVEWTKTHKSSGVEVQNPHAQRAINNIEARLQGVVVGVGAAPSLPLAVEGQARRLIAEAVSLKNLGKMYIWWMPWF; encoded by the exons GCATGTTTTGACTTTGCACGCCTTGTTGGAGCAGGAAGAAATAGGGAGATTATTCCCACAGAAATCTTCATACAGTCGATGACAATTATATTGAATGAAGATCTTGAAGGAGTTTCAGTTTTCAG AAGTGCAGTTTATGATTCTTCTCTGGGTGGATGTCTTCATGCATTGCACTCTGGTTCTCCTGATGAAATTGTAAGGTCAACAGCGGCTGATATAGTACGCATATATTCTGAGTCTCTGTTGAAGACTGGGAGCTTGGAGCTCAAGGTTATAGTTGACTCTGTTATTTTGTGGTTATAT GCTGCCTTATGTAGCGCATATGTGAGGATTGCAAAAATGTGCCCCCCTCAAATTTGGAAGCCAGAGTGCCTTATTTATGTACTTTGCTCATCTGAGCCCATGTTTCAATTGATAGACTGCTTCAAAGTGGCAGTTTCCAGGCTTTCTCCTCACCTTGTTGGCAGGATTATTACAGATGATCGCGATATCAGTTTGTTGGCTTTTAGAGATACTGCAAATGAGATATCAACAGTTGGGGGGAAGAGACACACTCAGGGCACAGACACTTCAGTGACAAAGCGACAAAAGAGGGAAGATAAATTTACGGATTCTGGTAACAAAAGAGAGGAAGCTCGCAATCTATGTGGGTTTTCGGGAATTAGAGAAAAAGAATATGCTGATTTTCTGTTTAATTCTTTAAATCTATTGGTTGAATTTTTAAAACCTCCTGGGGAGAACTCTAATTCAATGAGGACAGAAACTGCCCTGACTGCTATTAGCATACTTTGTGTTGTTTTTTCTGAACATCCTCACACTGACCTTTCTATTTGCATATTTCGTCAAATGTGCAAGTGGATTTTTTGGATGTTTGAGCAG CTCCAGCAGGCAAAGCCAGGACATCCATTTACCATGGATATATCCATCTTCCTGGAAGCTGTTGACAGCCTGTTGCTCATGCAAG GGTCCCTTTCTGAAGAGAATAAGAATGAACTCTTTGAAAGTACGGGTGACATTGGAACTCTATTGCGCCCCGTGCTAAAGCTTTCATGGAATCATTCTTCTTCAACAATCGATTATTGCCCGCCTTGGAAGGCAAAGTGTCTGTCAATTCGAATTTTGTCTAAGATCGGGTCTATAGCTCACAGTGGAGTGGatcttgatgttttggacttgggGCTTCGTGATGAAGCAGAAGAAGTTAGAATTAAAGCTATTATTTATATGCCATTGATACTTCGATGCTGTGATGTTAATTTTCTGATGCATATGTTCAACAAACTGGA GATCCTggagaaagaaaaaaatgacCAAGTCAAGAAAATCATTCCCCTTTTTCTGGGTCATCTGGCATGCCTCTATGGATGTTATGAGGAAGCATCACTTGGTGATAGTAGATACAAACTATACTTGATGAATGATCTGGAGAAACAGGAATCTAAATTGGATAATCACTTTCAAGGATTTTGGTGTTCAAAGTGTGATGGTACTATAGCATTCAATCACCGATCCTGCTCGAAAGTTCCGTGGCCTAATGTGCAGAACACTAAATTTCTTTTGAATTGTGATTACACGCATTTGCAGTCTCTCTTTTTTGACCTCCTTTATGATGAATCATCGGAAGAAGTTCAAGTTGCTTGTGTGAGAATGATTCAGAGAATCCTTTTGCATGGACCTGTAGATATTTTacttaaaacaaaaacaaaatggcTTCAGTGTCTTGATTTTTTACTACTACACAGGAATAAAATTGTGAGGGAGACATTTTGTTCACAGATTGGTTTCTTCCTCGAGGATTCtgttttaaattgtttatttatcaGTGGGGGTTCTGCAAATATATCTAGGGAACAGGTGTTTATGGACAAGATAAAACATGCTTTTGCAGCTGCTGAAGATCCTCTGGTTTTGGAAACTCTAATAGAAACCGGAGCAACAATTATGCAAGCTGTTGATATTCATAGTCAACTGTTTCTCTTCACCCTTGTTCTGTTAATAGATCAGCTTGGCAATCCATACGTGACAGTGAGGCTAACTGCATCAAAGTTGATAAACAGATCTTGCTATGTCCACCATAGCGGGGGACTTGAACAACTCATTTCTAAAGTTGTGCATGTTCGAAATgaattgtattattttttatccaTGAAGCTTGCCTATCAATCAAAATTGGTAGAAGAGTTCTCTGCAGCTGTTCTTGGTGTGGAAACTGAAGAATTTGTCAAGAGAATGATTCCCATTGTTCTTCCAAGGCTTGTTGTTCTCCAACACAATAACGACCAAGCAGTATCCACTTTATGTGAGTTGGCCAAATACTCGAACACAGATATGGTACAACTGATTGTTAATTGGCTGCCTAAAGTGCTTGCATTTGCTCTTCACCAAGCTGATGGGAAAGAACTAAAATCTGCTCTGCAGTTCTACCATGAATACACTGGGTCTGATAACAAAGAAATCTTTGCAGCTGCTTTACCTGCACTTTTAGATGAACTTATATGCTTTACAGACGTAGATGAACTAGAAGAAATAAGTGAAAG ATTAGCCAGGGTTCCTCGAATGATAAAAGATGTGGCAGAAATTCTTACTGGAAGTGAAGATTTGTCAGGATTTTTGAGGAACCATTATGTTGGTCTGTTGAACAGCATTGACAGAAAAATGCTTCACGCAGAGGATATATCCTTGCAAAAACAAGCCATCAGGCGGATAGAGATGCtgattaaattaatgggctctCATCTTAGCACCTATGTACCAAAAATTATGGTCCTTCTCATGCATGCTATCAATAAGGATTGGCTCCAGGGTGAAGGTCTCTCGGTTTTGCATTTCTTCATAAAGCAATTGGCATTATTGTCACCGTCTAGCATTAAACATGTGATTTCCCAAGTTTTTGCTGCTCTAGTCCCTTTTCTGGAGAGAGAGACTGAAAATTCATTTTCCCACTTGCATAAAATTGTGGAGATATTGGAAGAGCTTGTGCTTCAGAATAAGGTCATCTTAAAGCAAAATATCCACGAGTTCCCTCCCGTACCCGACATTCCTGTTCTGATTAAAGTAAACAAAATGATTCAAGAAGCATGTGGATTGAAGACTCTGAAAGATCAGTTACGTGATGTTGTGGATGGATTAAATCATGATAACTTAAATGTGAGATACATGGTAGCATCTAAGCTAAGGAAATTGCTGGACCTGAATAGGGAAGAGTTTATAACTTTGCTCACTAAGGAGGGGGATCTAATGATGGATCTCGTGAGCTCTTTGATAACTTCATTACTTAAAGGTTGTGCAGAGGAATCAAGAACTTCAGTTGGACAACGTCTGAAGTTGATATGCGCTGATTGCCTTGGAGCACTTGGTGCTGTTGATCCTGCCAAAGTCAAGGGATTTGCCATCACTCGGTTTAAGATTGCATGTGCTGATGATGATTTAATATTTGAGTTGATCCACAAACATCTGGCCAGGGCTTTCAGAGCTGCACCTGACACCATCGTTCAAGATTCGGCTGCATTGGCTATTCAGGAGCTGCTAAAGCTCGCTGGTTGCCAGGCATCACTTGATGATAACATTTCAGAACAAAGAAAAGACAAACAACCCCGAAAGGTGGGAAAATCTTCTACCAAGGACACAAATGATTGCACTGAAATGGTTGGTAGGGGGCAGAGATTGTGGGACCGTTTTTCTGATTATGTCAAAGAGATTATAGCCCCTTGCTTAACCTCAAGATTCCAGCTGCCTAATGTGTCAGATTCCGCTGCTTCTGGTCCAATATACCGACCTTCAATGTCGTTCAGAAGATGgatatatttttggattaaaaaattAACTGTCCATGCCACTGGCTCCCGGTTTACAATTTTTAATGCTTGCCGAGGTATTGTGCGTCATGATATGCAAATTGCAATGTATCTTTTACCTTATTTAGTCTTGAATGCTGTATGTGATGGTACTGAGGAGGCACGCCGTGGAGTAACTGAGGAAATTCTATCAGTTCTTGATGCAGCAGCCTCTGATAATGGAACTATTTCTGTGCATGGTAGTAATTCTGGACAAAGTGAAGTGTGCATTCAAGCTGTGTTTACCCTTCTTGATAATCTAGGCCAATGGGTGGATGACGTTGAGCAAGAACTTGCCCTATCTCAGCCTGTTCAGTTATCTATCTCTAAGGAGCTAGCTGTCAAATCCAAGGATAGAAACACATCACTTCCAAAGGAATCACAACAAGCATTTGTGCAATGTAAGCATGTATCCGAACTCCTGGATGCAATTCCCAAGGTATATCTTGCTAAGGCCTCTGTCAGGTGTCAGGCTTATGCCAGATCTTTATTATACTTTGAGTCTTATGTGCGGGAGAAGTCAGGAGCTTTCAATCCTGCTTCTGAAAGGAGTGGTGTCTTTGACGATGAAGACATCTCTTATCTAATGGAAATATACAGTGGATTAGATGAGCCAGATGGGTTGTCTGGTCTGGCATCTTTGCGCAAGTCAAAGAGCTTGCAAGACCATCTCCTGATTAATAAAAAGGCAGGAAACTGGGCTGAAGCTCTGACTTCTTGTGAGCAAGCTTTGCAGATGGAGCCCACTTCTGTTCAGAGGCATTCTGATGTCCTTAACTGTTTGTTGAACATGTGTCATTTACAGGCCATGGTAACTCATGTTGATGGATTACTTTCGAGGGTTCCTCTATACAAGAAAACATGGTGTACACAAGGTGTTCAGGCTGCATGGAGGCTTGGGAGGTGGGACTTGATGGATGAATACCTAAGTGGAGCTGATGAAGAAGGATTACTTTGTAGCAGCTCTGAGAGTAATGCTCTTTTTGACTTGGATGTTGCAAAAATTCTTAATGCAATGATGAAAAAGGATCAATTTTCTGTTGCTGAGAAAATTGCATTATCGAAACAAGCTCTTATTGCTCCTCTTGCTGCTGCTGGGATGGATTCTTATGCACGAGCTTACCCATTCGTCGTCAAGCTTCACTTGCTTCGGGAGCTGGAGGACTTTAATTCGCTTCTAAATGGTCAGTCTTTTTTGAGTAGAAGATTCCATCTTGGTGAACCAGAGTTCTCTAGAGTTTTGGAAAACTGGGAGAGTCGATTGAAACTTACGCAGCCATCTCTTTGGACTAGAGAACCGCTTTTGGCATTTCGAAGGCTTGTTTTTTGTGCCAGCGGTCTTGATTCTCAAGTTGGTAACTGCTGGATACAGTATGCAAAGCTGTGTCGATCAGCTGGCCATTATGAAGTTGCAAATAGAGCAATTTTAGAAGCCAAGGCAGCAGGTGCTTCCAATTTTAACATTGAGAAAGCGAAGCTCCTGTGGATCAATAAGAGGGCTGATGGTGCCATAGCGGAGTTGCAACAATCACTTCTCAACATGCCTGTGGAAGTTGTTGGCTCTGCTGCTATTTCGTCAATCACTAGCCTCTCTGTTGTTCCTCTTAACCCTCCGCCTTTACTGGTAGATACTCAATCGATGAATAAAAATGAAGATGTGGCAAAGACCCTCCTCTTATACTCGAGGTGGATTCACTACACTGGGCAAAAGCAGAAGGAAGATGTAATAAGTCTGTATTCTAGGGTGAAGGAACTCCAGCCCAAGTGGGAGAAAGGATACTTTTATATGGCAAAATATTGCGATGAAGTGCTTGTTGATGCTAGAAAGCGCCAGGAGGACCATTCTGAACAGTCTCCAAGAGTGAGACAATCCATTTCAGCTGTTGTCTCATCGACTAATGTGAGTACTGAGAGAAGGTGGTGGACTTACCTTCCTGATGTTCTTTTGTTTTATGCGAAGGGACTACATAGGGGGCACAAGAATCTCTTTCAAGCCCTACCAAGGTTGTTAACATTGTGGTTTGACTTTGGAAGTTTTTATCACAGAAATAATTTGTCATCCAATAAAGATTTGGCGAATGTTCACGGGAAG GTTATGAGCATCATGAGAGGGTGTTTAAAGGACTTGCCCACCTACCAGTGGTTAACTGTCTTGCCTCAGTTAGTTTCAAGAATTTGCCACCAGAATGAAGAAACTGTCCGCTTAGTGAAACACATTATTACTTCTGTGCTCCGTCGATATCCACAGCAAGCTCTATGGACCATTGCAGCTGTTACAAAATCCACAGTTTCTTCAAGGAGGGAGGCTGCTGCTGAGATTATACAAGCTGCAAGAAGAGGACCCAATCAGGGAG GCCAAGCAAAGGCAAGGACGATTAACATTTTGACTGAATTTAGCGCCCTTAAGAGGCTGATGCCTGTGGATATCATAATGCCTACCCAGGAATCTCTTACTGTTAATTTACCTCCATGTGATACGAATCTAACTGATTCTGGTACATCTGATATCTTTTCACATTCGGATCTTCCGACAATATCAGGAATAGCTGATGAGGCCGAGATTCTTTCCTCGCTTCAGCGTCCAAAGAAA ATAATTCTCATGGGCAGTGATGGAATTGAACGTCCATTTCTATGCAAACCAAAAGATGACCTAAGAAAAGATGCACGCATGATGGAGTTCAATGCAATGATAAATCGTCTGCTATGCAAGTGTCCTGAAAGTCGTCGGAGGAAGCTTTATATTCGTACTTTTGCAGTGATTCCATTGACAGAAGATTGTGGTATGGTTGAGTGGGTCCCTTACACTCGTGGACTCCGACATATTCTCCAGGACATTTACATAAGCTGTGGAAAGTTTGACAGACAGAAAACAAATCCTCAAATTAAGCGTGTTTATGATCAATTCCAAAGTAAAATGCGAGAAGACGAAATGCTGAAGACCAAAGTTTTGCCAATGTTCCCTCCAGTCTTCCATAAATGGTTCCGAAACACATTTTCAGAACCAGCTGCATGGTTTAGGGCTCGGATAGCGTATGCACATACTGCAGCAGTTTGGTCCATGGTTGGTCATATCGTTGGCCTTGGGGATAGGCATGGTGAAAACATTCTCTTTGACTCTACCACGGGCGATTGTGTGCATGTGGACTTTAGTTGCTTGTTTGACAAAGGCCTTCAGTTGGAGAAACCAGAGTTGGTGCCTTTCAGGCTGACACAG AACATGATTGATGGGCTAGGGATAACTGGATATGAGGGCATTTACCTCCGGGTTTGCGAGATCACCCTCTCAACGCTACGCAGTCACAAGGAGACACTCATGAGCGTCTTGGAAACTTTCATCCACGATCCCCTCGTGGAATGGACAAAAACCCACAAGTCCAGTGGGGTAGAAGTACAAAACCCCCATGCGCAG CGAGCCATCAATAATATCGAAGCACGTCTGCAAGGAGTTGTGGTTGGTGTTGGTGCAGCGCCCTCTTTGCCTCTTGCCGTTGAAGGACAAGCTCGCCGTCTGATCGCAGAGGCAGTTTCACTTAAAAACCTGGGAAAGATGTACATATGGTGGATGCCTTGGTTTTAG